The Dermacentor andersoni chromosome 1, qqDerAnde1_hic_scaffold, whole genome shotgun sequence genomic interval tctgatcagcgggtcaagcgcgtcggctattaTACATAGtagtcgaacgttccagagtaatcgctggggcccgcgtgccttccacaaagttctacactattcgcgtcgcgcatacatgcaatcagattacacaaagtttagtcatagacagcggatggaaccatcgataacattccagaaactttcgatacatacacgcgcgttctgcgctgtacgataacatttgttaggcggggaCAAGCCGCCACCCGGaaaggataaacaagtacacgtgtcaatatacttcCGTTGAGGGCTCAAGCGCGGGCTCTCACCCTTGCTTATCATGTTGGCGCAGGTGTAGCAGCATTGGCTGGCGCGGTTGGTCGTCGCCTCGACATCGGTCCAGCAGACTTTCCCGGCTGCAGATTCTTCACTGGCGGAACACATATGTTGGCCACTAACGCGACTCTGTTCATCGCGGGGCACCATTTTGTCGTCACGTCTGCCGTGCATGCCGGTGTCAGGAAGGCGACTATACCATCGGGAAAGCAGCTACAATAGATACGACGCGACAAATTCCAAGAATAGGCGGCACTTCGGGGTCGGAAAGCGGTCTTACTAATAAAGGCAATTGACAAAGTGTCCCAAATGGGGTAACGCAGCCAATGAACAAGCGCGTCGCTTCGCTGCACGGCGTTGCCTGCCTGCCCGCTGAACATGAACTGCAGTTGCCCGCCAGATAGCGCATTACAAGCTTATGTGTGTCTAGTCCGTTGCACCACTCCATGCCCTCTTAGCGATTAGCCAGTTCAAGAAGACAAGATATAGTGACACGGATATATAGCCGAAGTCCTAAAAGAACACTaatcgcggacaactttctgtggctatgaagggaaacctgcgtgcgcgtggctgctgcacatgtgttaccgcgccaagtagtccggcagtgtttgacagtgcttttggttgctcggaacgggcgctgaatcgacgcagcttccatgtGCAACGGCTTCGCGTTTgtccagacgcggaagggaaaagccgcaaaatcaGTAAACTTCTACATCGAGTggtgtgttttattttatttaactgTCGCTAATAagctgtttatgttttctcttccccagcttaaacgaacgtggatgaaaacgcgggactctgTTAAGAActgctctcacttgtgcgcgctttgcctcgatagctttcccttcattgccacagaaagttgtccgccagTATATCTACAAAGGCAGGGTCTCCGAAAAACCTCGAATCACAGTAAGACAATAGTTTTTGCAGGCAGCAGGCCTTCTAAATCTGCATCAAATGGCAATGAGATGCAGATTTagaaagcaatatactacgcccttttttactcgaagctaacttattgtgtcttgatctggggaacaactacaacaaaaaactatgataagttattaagcttgcaaaaacgagtagtccgaatttttgaaaactaccatggtaggccgcgtgacttacccacacacaatctcttcggcaaacatttattgatccgagcaaatcaagtattttattatagattactcttacatataaaaaaacactGGCTTcatgttgtcagcatacccacttctTTTCGATAGccattacgttatcaaatcaagaaaataccattcacgcgtactaactacggacgtcaggatataaactatcaaataccaaggctactaaacattgttgagcaaaaaattgatttctgtgcgcctaattttaagcaatgtataaaaaaacctactcatacactatcaaattaattacacataaattgctctcgcactaaatttttttttatgcacaatatatgtattccttaatctgcgcggtaatgtgattgcacaaacaaaaattgaagcataaatgtcttttacacatagtcattgtataatgtacacattatgttgtttattttttcttttttacatagtacttgcttgtttcttgttctatttgcttttttcgtacatGGGATCATCATGTAACCCGAACGCACTTaagagcaagagcccctgtcaggccaaattgcctttagctcttgtttcctctttctgtaatgaagaaaggaaataaacttcaaacttcaaactaaaCTTCAAAATGGTAAAATATTCAACCAAACCATCCGCCACACTAACCATCATATGTATTCTGTCTCTGGCCGCAATAGCCTACTGGATAAAAAGCTACGGGAAGCAGCTGCCATCTAAGCTTCTATTGAACCTCTCGTTATTCCAAGATCAGCTTCGGCATTTGTCAACTTTCATAGTATATACAGACTTCCACACTCTTGCTTAGAGTGATTCAGTAGTGCGCTGTTAGGCGAAGAAAGCGAGGTTCTCGCGTTCCTTCTTGGTTTAAAGGCAGTGCTTGTGATCGCCGGTACAGTCGCCTGGATCACGTAAGTCACATCTTTTAGCGCGATGTCTGCTGAACCTAGCATACAGTTTCGGTAGCTTTGTTATTACTCTTTCTTTGCTTCGAAGCTGGATGCTCGGGTGCGAACGTCTGTACGTCATTCTACAACAGTAATATTGTGTTGACATTGCAAATTATTACGACGATCCTTTCTGTGATCTTATTTTACGCTTAATATGCTGTTAATTGCATTTTCAACATTTTCTGCACTCCTGCATGGGCCTGACCAGGGCCTGtagcaatatgtatgtatgtatgtatgtatgtatgtatgtatgtatgtatgtatgtatgtatgtatgtatgtatgtatgtatgtatgtatgtatgcatgtatgcatgtatgtacgtacgtacgtacgtatgtatgtatgtatgtatgtatgtatgtatgtatgtatgtatgtatgtatgtatgtatggtacATACTGTACATTATAGagttatagaggggaggggcaatAACATAGCAGAATACAACATAAAAGCATAGTATTGAAAACAAGAATGcaaagacccgccgcggtggcttagcggctatcgtgttgtgctgctaaacgcgaggtcgcgggatcaaatcccggcggcggccgccgcgttTCGTTGTGGGCGAAAACAAAatgcacccgtgtacttagatttaggtccacgttaaagagccccagatggtcaaaaatTATCCGGGGTCCCCCATtatggggtgcctcataatcagatcgtggttttggcacatcgTTTATTTGGCCCCAGAACtgatttcagttcagttcaagaATGCAAAGTTAGAGGGTTATAATAAAAAAACACTAGGAGCCTAAACATCAAGTCATCAGtggagtaaataaaaaaaaagggtttTTTTTGTGGTAAGTAAGGTTATTCGTTAGATGGTACTTACACAATgcatcaacacacacacacacaaaggaccACGAAGTTATAGCACCCGTACATCAAATCACTTTTTAAGAGCATGGGTCACGTATGTTCACCATTGACTGCAGGTAGATTGTTGCATTCGACCGATTTTGGGAAGAAATGGCTGTGAGCACATGACAGTGTCACAGGTGGATATATATGTATCCACCTGTGATCGCTGGTAAATGGTGAGTGCGGGTAAATGGTCAGCGATGGATTATGAGTGAGCGGAAAGGTGCATTGAGACAGTAAATTTTACGAAAAAGTGAAATGCGAGCTTCTTTGTCGCGAACGACTAGTATTGGGATGTTAAGAGCCGTTTCAGTTTCACTAGCTTTTTACGATGATAGTTTGCTAATATAAAACGGGCAGAACGTTCTTGTGCTGCTTATCGATTGCATCAATTAATTTGGAGGGACGTGGAGCCCAAACCAACGAGGCATATTCTAGCTGAGGACAGACGTAAGTGGTGTGGAGAAGTAATTTTAATGAAGAcggcgcgcgaaaaaaaaatatttttaggtATCCTAGAGTTcggttagctttagatattacGTGTTCAACACGATGTTTTTAGGACATTTTGCTAGTTATATGGATGCCGAGGCAACGATACGATGTGACGTAGCGGAGAAAATTATTTACCACATATGCAGGGCAAACTTTGCTAGAACGTGAAATTCGCATATATTTACATACCTGAACAATAAGTTCCATGTGTCACGTGCGGCACCAGTTGTGAGCTTGGCTAATGCCAATGTGAAGGCTGTTGACTCAGCGGTATTAGTTATTTTGCAACATATAAGGCAATCATCAGGaaataaacaaatttgtgaggaaatgcTATTGGGTAAGTCATTTACGTTTCGAATAACAGAGGACACAAAACTGAGCGCGGAGGAGCGCCGGATTCAGCTGGGGCCGTGTTAGACGAAGAATCATTACTGGTGACAAATTGAAcccaagaaagaagaaacgcacGAATGCAGTTAACGACTACCGGGTCTATATTTAATGCACCTAGTTTATGGTAGAGTACCAAATGGTTAATTTTACCGAAGGCTTTAAAGGAGTCAAGAAATATGCAACAAGTAGGAAAGCTACAATCACGATAAACATGTGAATTGTGAATGAATTAGAGCGGGTGAATCTCATAAGAGTAAGACTTGGAAAATCAATGATGAAAATTAGAAAAGAAGTTGTTGTATTCAAGAAAGTTCATCAGATGAGTGAAAATAACATGTTCCGTTGTTTTATAGGGTATTATAGGTAAAGATATGGGTCGATAGTTAAGTGGATTGTGAGTTATGCCGGATTTCTAGATTGACACAACCTTTCCAATCTGTCACTGATGAGGTAATGAAGCGGATTATGACTGAATATATACTCTAGGATGTAGGAGCAATACTCACAAAGTTTTTTCAAAACCTTTGAGGTTATTCCTTCTGCTTCACAGGACGAGCTGagcttgtttattattttttataccCGCAGAGTCAACAACAATAGAATTCATTGGAAAAACATAGTAGCTAGCTGATTCGGTAGTTCATAGCCAGATTATGCAGGTTAGAACGACTGGATAAGTCTATTGTTTAAAACACTTGAACATTGGCGACTGCGTACGGGGTCACTAGTTGGTGTGTTGGCAATCGAAGGCAAAAAGCGAACGCAAAAGCACCTATTGAGTGTACAAGcaggtaaagaaaaaaattcgcagtttcccccgaatggcgaagcatcgcttgagatagcaaattagtagacacctATATCACGtcaggatagtagatttatcgtccgtataaacttgtaaacattcgcttactaactaaatgaacaagcatcgATCGggtcacacgcacacaagcaaacatcatCACATCTCACACAATGACCGCGCgcactcgctgtgaaaatgctggagtgagaaagcgcggcagcagcagagaacaaattgaccttcgtgctgcctctcacttcaacgcggaCCAAGCGGCTGGAATACAGCGCACACAAGCTATGTGCACTCGGCTCACTCTGTTCCCATCGCAGGtctctttcaagatagggcccgcgcggccgcgccatacgcagcagccgctggagtagaacgcccccacCGCCTCCCTCCCCTCGGTGCCTTCCGCGCGATGGacgacggcgcgcttcctccccgctttccttccttgtgcgcgcgagattgagccaccatcttCGGCTCGCCCTCGCACACTTCCACTCTCACATAAAGCATGCGGCGCTTGGCGACGAGGTTATTGCCCTCGGACTTTACACgaaacgtcacggcgacggcagataTCCGCCTatggtgtccatataattgctatcgcaataaatgtgTTCTGTCACACGACTCGGAGCACAAACCCTCTGGTCAATTCGCTGGGGTTGCTCGGTTTACAAGGAACAATAACGCTGCCGTGGGTGTGATTCCAAGGTTATTCGCTTGGACACCTCGTACCATGTGAAAACGTGTCATGTTTCACTGAGTCGTCACCACCCcgcagcgcttcctttctttgATGTTGGATCTTTTTGTGAACCCAAGCGGACAATGTTGAGAGCTTAGCATTGTCTTGAAATGCCGCAAAACTTGTCAGTGCTgtgagcaagagagagagagagagagagagagaagggaggaaggaaaggcagggaggttaaccagactgaatccagtttgctaccttacacgtaGGGATGGGgatgggggagtgaaagagaaagagaagacgtgagtctatatcgcactttcacatgcactaagttaggttcATGCCGTGCCTGCTGCTTCCTCACGTGGAGCTCACTGCTCGGCAAAATGCACCAATACGAAGTCAGTTTTCTTGTTGCAAACGATTGGACGTTTATTTTCTTAACGCGCAGCGAAGCAGAGCACATCACCCATTTGTCACCAACACCTTGAGCAGCCGCAGCATCCAGCGAGCGGGGCTTCTTGCTCATTCCCCAGTGGCAAGCAGACGGCGACACACCGAAACCATGTAGGACAGAAGGACTACATATGAAACGGCGAAAGTGGCGTAGAAGAGCTCCCGTACCAAATACAAGGATATTTATAGAGGCAGACGGCGGGTTCACTAGTGCCACCCGACGCCaccgccgtgctttccgagcacTCCGACACCGGCTCCACCGGCGTAGACTCCGACGCCTCCCCCGCCGAGGCCGCCGTAAAGGCCAGCGCCCCCGTATCGGGCGACGCCCGCTCCGTACAGCCCGCCGGCGCCCCTGTACACAACTCGCGGTCTGGCCCCGGCGTACGACCCGGCGGCGCCGTACTTGGAAGCGAGCAGGTAGGCCGGCGGCGAGGACGACCGCAAGGCCACGTCGGCGGGGCTCTCGCTCTGCGTGCCGGGCTCGTTGGTGTCGACTACGGCCCGGAAGCCTGCCGCATCGGCCGTGTACTTGACCTTCCGCTGGCCACCTTCCGGCGTGCTCAGGGTGTACACTCCCTGGACGCTGCCGCTGCCGTCGCCGACCTCCTGGCGTGAGCTGGACCCGTCCGCTCCCTGAGCGACGTAGCCGAAGCTGTACGGCCTCGGCCTGTTGTCTTCGTAGGCCCTGTAGCCCTGCACGAGGCGCGGCGCGTTAAATCGCGTCACTTTGTGAACATGCTCAGCCAGGAGCAGACGgaactgggcccgtattcacgaagAACTCTTACGCTAGATTTGTTACAGCCAATTCTGGTGCTGCACatgttagcgaaggcggccatcCAATAACAAAGAGCACTTATCAACGAAAATTTGCGCATTCGCATCTCATATTTAACTTATGACACGCTGTGCGTGCTGGTGAATAATTATACAGCGTGTCTCAAAAAGTGCGTAGACGAGATAAGAAATTTTGGGGGGATTGTATTTGCGGCAGAGACTTGCATTTTAAAATGAATCGAGGTAGTGATTAGACGAGTAACTGTGAAAATTAGTATAATATTTTTTTAACGGAAAGAGACGGATTATTTATATATCTTGAAACCCGCTTTAAAGTCCACGGATGGCGGAATACAAGTCTTGCATCGAGATCAGTGGTCTGACTGTGTGTCGAAAAATTACTCGAATTTTAATAATTACTTTTCTAATCACAACTCGTAGCTAATTTATAACGTAAGCCTCTGTGGTAAAAGGAATTCTGTCAAAAATACTTAATTTTGGCGTCTTCACTACTTTTAGGAAACTTCCAACGCATTTTCTAAGACATCCTGCATAACGTTGCGAACACGACCTCTACTGCGATAAGTTAATGTTTCATAAAGACAACTAAGTTGCGTCACCGTCACTTGAGAGCTAGAGAATATCACGTCATATGACAGGATATTGTCTTTCTCAGTAGTGGCGATTGCAAAAAGGGAACAAGAAATTAAATGCGTGCTTTAAAGGCTCATATGGCGTTCCGGTGGAACGTGGTGTAATCGGTATGGTCCGCCAATTATTTGGCCACTTACCCCTCCATAGTATCCGCCACCGCCGCCGGCGAGGTATCCACGTCCAGCGTAGCCGCCTCCGATCCCAACGCCGACTGCTCCGAGACCGCCGACAGCAGCACCACCGTATCCACCGTGGAGAGTACGGGCATTGGCAAGGACGGCGAAGACGAGGGCGGAGGAGATCGCTGGCTGCGCATAGCGCCGGAAGCCCCTCTCTCAGCGAGAGCCACGTGCACAAGTATCGTATGCAATGTAATAACACAATTAAAGTGCTAACGTGCGGCCTGCTAGCTGTCCCTTTATTTATATGTATACGCTGGGCTGCAAACGGCCAGCTCAGCGTAAAGATTTAGCAGGCCCCCTATCGACATTGTATAGTGGACCTGCGGAGAGCATGTGAAGTACGAACTGTGTGGCAGTACTCCAGCCACCTATCAAAGTATAGAAATTTTCGCAAAATGAGTGGTACGTGTGATTGAGAGAATTATCTCAAAAGGCAGAGCCCATCTGCCTTTTGCCCTTGTATCCGAGACCTTGTTgtttgaaataaataaagatcATTATTATATCATTATTATATGTTATTATCATTTTCTTCCTTTGCAGATATATCCGCCATGGACAGCGCCCCAACGTGGCatcacagtcatcatcatcagcctattgtTTTCTGTTCACTGCAGTACAAAGGCCTCGCCCAACGAACTTCAACGATTCCTGTTTTGTGCTAGCTGATTCAAAGTCATgccttcaagtttcctaatttcattacaccaccgatctaattctctgccgtcctgaactgcgcttcccttctcttggcaaccaCTCAGTAATGGAGCaccgattggctaccctgtacgtattacatggcctgcccagctccattttttttctcttaatgtcgactACAAAGCATCGGCTGTACCCACGTTTGCTCTCTAATGTACACTGCTGTATTTTCGCCTAATATTTTTtgttccatggctcgttgcgcaGAACTTAATCCGCAACAGTAAACGTGGCAGAGCGAGTCGTTTTTCGATCCACAAACTCCGTTCGTGATAGCAGTAGATCGCTCAAACGTATACGTCAGGTATAGTTGTACATTGCGTCATGATTACAGCATGAAATTGGATAGTTCCGGCACGAGGTCTGAGACGCTGAAAAGCGACAACCAATGACGGAACTCGCGATAGATGCGTGGGATTTTAGGTAAAAGCATTGGACCTAAAAGTTATAAAATATCGCCTGCCCCACTGTCTAAGAGTCTACAGGACTGCGGCGCACGTTGCAGTTTCTTGCTATATATGACAGCAATGGATTTACTACACTTTTAGTATATAGAATCCGAACATGCAtgatcgatatatatatatatatatatatatatatatatatatatatatatatatatatacacatatacatatatccAACGATTGCTCCACGATCACGAAAATTTGCATTTGTCATCTGGTCTTTGATCTCTTTATGGCCACAGGTTAACTCCGCAACACCCATCTTAGTCTGCATCTCCTGAATCACCGTCTGCATCACCTGAATCATCTTAGTCTGCATCACCGGAACGATTTGATGTGCAGTTTGAGCGCTGCAATATATGGACGCTCAGACTCGCCTTCTTAAGACATTACCGCATTGCCTacttagtaataataataatagtaatgataataataataataataaacacaggCTCTGTCCGCAACGCCCGAGCCTTCCGAATTCGAGTCGGAGGTTTCGGGAGGGCGCTCGTCTCACCTTCCACATGCTTGCTTGCTGCTCCCGCTGCTGGTGCGGTGGCGAGATCCCTTGCGTCCACGACGGCGGACGGCGGCCCTTTTATACGTTCCGAGCCAATGCGGCCGAGCGTGCGCGGCCTGGCCGGGATGCATGCAAAAGTGGGGACGATCCAGATGCACTGGTCACACACGCCCTTGCTCTGTGTATGTACTGTACTCTCCGTTTGGGCGCCCGCCTTGCACTGCCCTCTCCCTCGATCGTGAAGGGACGCGCACGAACACTATCTTCGAGCAGAGTAAAACATCTTGGAAGCGCCGCGTGTGTGATTTCCTTCGCCTTGTCCGTTCAGCTCTTCAGTTATCTCGCATTATACGTTTCTGTCGTCTGTTCGCCGCTTAGTAATGACAGTGCTCAAGGACGCGTAGGTCCCATAGCGACGTCAATGCAGGCCGTTGCATGTAAGTACATATATGCCAGCCCAGCGGCTGCATAATGTCACAATGCGTTCGGAACATTCAGGATGTTTCTGTGAAGCAGGATAGCTCAAAATATGTCTTAAAGCTATAACAGTATAAATGTAATTTGGGAAATATTTAGAACCGCGCTTTAGTGATTGTCATCCAAGAATTACAATTATCGCACTTTACACACTCTTAGGTGTTTCGAAATGGTTTATGACCACAAACCTTTGATGTGCCTCCGCTAAAATTTCACACATCGGATTCTAGTGAGATTTGTACGTGCTGTGTACGGGGCGGTGTCACACCGACAATAATTTTCCCCGTGAACGAGGCATGCCATCTGTCTAATGATTGCCAAACGCCcgccacactgtaaaataatttacaccattaaatgtgaaaaagggtgtaagcgtgtctataactcacacccttagggaaaagacggggaatgcggaagatggaaattcaagactatgagcaaaacgtgaacaaggtgaatgcaggagccaacgtttcgacaagtggacttttcttcaaggcgaAGTACgccttcctcgccacagtatatataggtggggttcttctaaaggggagaaggTGTGGGGCTGGAGGGGGCGGAAACGAGGGAAACGAGGAaaacaccttccctcgtttccataccttcccgcctcacaccctctcccctttagaagaaccccatactgtggcgaggaaagcgtacttcgccttgaagaaaagtccacttgtcgaaacgttggctcctgcattcaccttgttcacgttttgctcacacccttagggtgtgatttatataacgtaccctttttcacttttaatggtgtaaattattttacactgtACGGAGACGTGATGTTTTCGCTTTCTGGGTGGCAGGAGACCTgagtttttctattttttttaaagctataagaaaataaaaattcaCGGTACCGCATCCTCAATTACTTGGGGGGCAATTAATCCTCCGCCACGACCGATGACGACGTCTATACTTCTTATCTATCCCTTAGCTGAATGAAACGAGCAAGCCACGGTCAGTGACCGATATATACATGGTATGCAGTGAATATCCTTTGGACAGTCGCGGTTAAAATGTGGATATTCTTCGGGTTAGCTTAGCGTGTCCACCAGACTCGATTCTATAGGGCTGCGCACATGCTTTAGAGCTTACATATGATGAAAATTGCGCCTTCCTGAGCAATATGTCGCTTGCTTGTTTCATAAATAATTTGCGCCCTGACGGTGTCGCACAGGTCATACTCACCTGAACTTATTTAGCACATTATTAGAACACATGAGGTTTCAGTCAGCAACACTGCGTTACGAATTTACTCAAGCGGCAGACAGCAAACATTCTGACTGCCCGCTGCATTTTTCTTTAGTCGCGTCACAACTCTGCAAGACTGCGTTTCACAGTGCGGGACTCTCCTGTACCAAACTTTGAGAAAGTTTATTGGCCCTTGTACTTGTTCATCTTTCTCCGCTGACTGCTTTTCAACAGTTAACGAATGTTCAACGTTATCGCTCGTCTCGTCGAGTACTTTGAAGGCAGCACCgacattgtccctagggcatttagtcGAAGATCGTCTTTGTTTTCCCTGCAAAACGACGtcctcgtaaagaagaacttctcatctacctgcagcgcgccgaagaagcacgacaactcgcccgcctgctcatcaagaaccagcagagcaccgacagccggcactacaaccttcgacgacgctacgtcgagtaccagccctgCAACCGTGTTTgagtttggaccccaatacgccgaagAGGACTTAGTGAGAAGCTTTTGTGGCGCTATTTCGGAcactacaagatcatccgacgtattggtgtgCTGGACTGTGAGATCGTGCCAGGCGGCACTgagcaatcacagcggcgccgcgcacgacctgaaggcgtccacgtggtgcgtcttaaaccttTCTACGCCCGCTGGCGAACTTCGGGACTTCGTTTCTTTGTTGCTGTTTCTTATTTACCACGGGTACCTTTGTATTTCGCTCTTGTGTTTCTTTGCAGCATCAGAACGATGCTTTCTTTAAGAGGTGGGGCATTGACACgagtacttgtttatctttctccagTGACCACTTTTCAGCGGCTAACAAATGTGCAacattatcgctcagcgcgggacgcgcctgcatgcatcggaagtttaCAGAGTCTCTTAAGATCTCGCTTAAGAGGTGAATagcgaaagcctactctttctTCTCTAATCATTCGCcttttctctttgcctcttctctttctcttctttcttttagtcgttactgctcactactaagcatttttagtcatttgtaatcaattgggATCATTACAATtcatcgttagacatgttggtcatatcatagtcattagtagtcattacgagtcatttcagtcattattagtcattactggtcatgactaagcatttttagtcatttctaataaaTTGTAGTCGttgcaagttgtcgttagacatatttgtCATTTCATAGTTACTACTAGTCattgcaagtcatttcagtcattattagtcattacagcTCACTATAGagtaagcatatttagtcatttgtaatcaattgtggtcgttACAAGCCGTCCTTAGACATATAGGCTAtatcgtagtcattagtagtcattacaagtaatttcagtcatgattagtcattactggtcattactaagcatttttagtcatttgtaatcagctGTGGCCATTACAAGCCGTCCTTAGACATATTAGTAATTTTCATAGTTATTTCTGGTCATTGCAAATCATTTCagccattattagtcattattgctcactagtaagcatatttagtcatttgtaatcaattgtgtaatcaatatagctttcattgattacgagaaagcgtttgattcagtcgaaacctcagcagtaatggaggcattacggaatcagggtgtagacgagccgtatgtaaaaatactggacgatatctatagcggctccacagccaccgtagtcctccataaagaaagcaacaaaataccaataaagaaaggcgtcaggcagggagatacgatctctccaatgctgttcacagtctgtttacaggaggtattcagagacctggattgggaagaattggggataagagttaatggagaatacctgagtaacttgagattcgctgatgatattgccttgcttagtaacccaggtgaccaattgcaaagcatgctcactgacctggagaggcaaagcagaagggtgggtctaaaaattaatctgcagaaagctaaagtaatgtgtaacagtctcggaagagagcagcagtttacgacaggtgactaggcactggaagtggtaa includes:
- the LOC126516583 gene encoding uncharacterized protein, whose protein sequence is MWKPAISSALVFAVLANARTLHGGYGGAAVGGLGAVGVGIGGGYAGRGYLAGGGGGYYGGGYRAYEDNRPRPYSFGYVAQGADGSSSRQEVGDGSGSVQGVYTLSTPEGGQRKVKYTADAAGFRAVVDTNEPGTQSESPADVALRSSSPPAYLLASKYGAAGSYAGARPRVVYRGAGGLYGAGVARYGGAGLYGGLGGGGVGVYAGGAGVGVLGKHGGGVGWH